The DNA sequence GCGCATAGGCGGCTGGGGCAACGACGACGCCCCGCTGCTGGCGGCGCTCTCCTGGCAGGCCGGTGCCAAGTGGTACGGCACCGAGGGTGACGGCTGGAAGGTCAGCATCAACGACGCCTCCTCGCAGAAGGTGGCCTCCTACTGGCAGGGCCTGGTCAAGGACGACCTGGTGATGAACCTGAAGATCAACGGCCCGGAGTTCGCGAAGGCCAAGGCCGACGGAGTCATGGCCAGCTTCATCGGCGCCTCGTGGAGCGCGGGCGGCACGATGACGGCCCTGGCCAAGGACTCGGGCAAGTGGGGCGTCGCCCCGCTGCCGCACTGGGGCACCCCGGCCACCGGCATGTTCGGCGGCACCAGCTACGCCGTCACCAAGGGCAGCAAGCACGTCAAGGAAGCGGCCGAGTTCGCCGCCTGGGCGGCCACCAGCCCCGAAGGCGTCAAGGCCCGCCTCAGCAGCCTGAAGGCACCGAGCAGCAGCCTGCCCGCCAGCCCCGAACTGCGTCCGATCGCCGCCGCGGCCTTCGACGACAAGGGCTTCTTCGGCGGCGACAAGGTCTACGAGATCGCCGGCGCGCAGGTCGACACCATCGTCCCGGGCTGGGTCTGGGGCCCGGTGCAGACGGCCACCAACACCGCCATCCAGGACGCCGCGCTCAAGGGCACCCTGACCGACGGACTCGCGGCCGGACAGACCGCCGCCGAGGCGGCCATCAAGGGCCGAGGGCTCAACCTCGCGAAGTAGGCGCCGCGCGGGGCCCGAAGCCCACCCGGCACCCGGGCCCCGCCTCCGCCTAGCCCCTTCTCTTCTCGAAGGCCTTCCCGTCCGTTCCTCCGCAGCGCACCACCAAGGAGATCCGGTGGCAGCACCACTCACTCGTTCAGCGCGCGGCGCCGCGCCCGTGGGCCGGCCGGGCCAGGGCAGGGCGGTGCTCGTCTTCCTCGGCCCGTTCTTCCTGCTCTTCACCGCGGTCCTGATCCTGCCCGTCGCGTACGCGCTCTGGATGAGCTTCTTCACCGAGCGGTCCTCCGGCCTCGGATTCGGCGGCACCGAACGGGTCTTCAGCGGGCTCGGGAACTACACCAAGGCGCTCGGCGACCACGGCTTCACCTCCTCCTTCCTGCACGTGGCCGCGTACTGCGCCGTCTACATCCCGGTGATGATCGGCGCGGCCCTCGCCCTGGCCCTGCTCGTCGATTCGGTCGCGGCCAAGGCCAAGCGCCTCGTCCAGTTCGCCGTCTTCATGCCGCACGCGGTCCCCGGACTGATCGCGGCGATCATCTGGACCTACCTCTACACCCCCGGCCTGAGTCCGGTCCTGGACTGGATCGAAGCGGCCGGCGGCCACTGGGACTTCTTCGCCCCGGGCAGCGTCCTGCCCTCGCTGGTGAACGTCGCGGCCTGGCAGTGGGTCGGATACAACATGATCATCTTCTTCGCCGCGCTGCAGGCCGTGCCCCGCGAGGTCATCGAAGCGGGTGTCATGGACGGCGCCGGTGAACTGCGCATCGCCCTGCAGATCAAGCTGCCGATGATCCGCTCCGCCGTGTTCCTCACCCTCCTGTTCACCTGTGTCGGCGTGGTCCAGATCTTCGGCGAGCCCATGCTCCTCTCGAAGCGGGCCGGCTCGATGGGCTCGGACTG is a window from the Streptomyces sp. NBC_01244 genome containing:
- a CDS encoding ABC transporter substrate-binding protein, with translation MKLTSRTSRAALATFSLAFFATACGGSEGGAEPKADAPKEPVNLTYWGWTGGAQQVVDAFNASHPNIKVTYSAITGGPDGYAKISNAIKAGNAPDVAGIEYPTLPEFVSQGYLADITAAAGATVKAKFPQGVQDRVTLGGKTWAVPYDATPNLLYYRKDLFKNAGVEVPKTWDEYKTAAEKIKAADKNVRIGGWGNDDAPLLAALSWQAGAKWYGTEGDGWKVSINDASSQKVASYWQGLVKDDLVMNLKINGPEFAKAKADGVMASFIGASWSAGGTMTALAKDSGKWGVAPLPHWGTPATGMFGGTSYAVTKGSKHVKEAAEFAAWAATSPEGVKARLSSLKAPSSSLPASPELRPIAAAAFDDKGFFGGDKVYEIAGAQVDTIVPGWVWGPVQTATNTAIQDAALKGTLTDGLAAGQTAAEAAIKGRGLNLAK
- a CDS encoding carbohydrate ABC transporter permease, which codes for MAAPLTRSARGAAPVGRPGQGRAVLVFLGPFFLLFTAVLILPVAYALWMSFFTERSSGLGFGGTERVFSGLGNYTKALGDHGFTSSFLHVAAYCAVYIPVMIGAALALALLVDSVAAKAKRLVQFAVFMPHAVPGLIAAIIWTYLYTPGLSPVLDWIEAAGGHWDFFAPGSVLPSLVNVAAWQWVGYNMIIFFAALQAVPREVIEAGVMDGAGELRIALQIKLPMIRSAVFLTLLFTCVGVVQIFGEPMLLSKRAGSMGSDWSPMMFIYKAAFERHDYGLASSASLIVALVAGTLSYVVTRIGKRGDSA